The Bacillus vallismortis genome window below encodes:
- the mcpA gene encoding methyl-accepting chemotaxis protein, with product MKKILQLIKQRSITRKLLVSFLSILIIPVVILAAIAYQTASSSLDRQMMGSALENVQQLNEIINTSIGEKEDSAAYFSEWLTKQKYDAKSNANIKEKFSQYIKINKDIESIYTSDKDGHFTRYPDLQMPSDYNPVERDWYKKAVANKGKVVVTDPYKTASTNTMVVTIAQQTKDGSGVIAINMTIENLLKTTEKVNIGKHGYAFIMSKDKTVVAHPNKTAGTELKGDYLEKMLNADKGDFQYTMDGDKKKMAFDTNKLTGWKIGGTMYLDEIHEAAQPVLHLALIVLAAAIIIGIIVMTFVIRSITTPLKQLVGSSKRISEGDLTETIDIRSKDELGELGKSFNNMASSLRSLIHAIQDSVDNVAASSEELTASAGQTSKATEHITLAIEQFSNGNEKQNENIETAAEHIYQMNDGLINMAQASEVITDSSVQSTEIASEGGKLVHQTVGQMNVIDKSVKEAEQVVRGLETKSKDITNILRVINGIADQTNLLALNAAIEAARAGEYGRGFSVVAEEVRKLAVQSADSAKEIEGLIIEIVKEINTSLGMFQSVNQEVQTGLDITDKTEMSFTRISEMTNQIAGELQNMSATVQQLSASSEEVSGASEHIASISKESSAHIQDIAASAEEQLASMEEISSSAETLSSMAEELRDMTSRFKIE from the coding sequence ATGAAAAAAATACTCCAACTCATAAAACAAAGATCAATTACACGGAAGCTTCTCGTTTCCTTTCTGTCGATCCTCATTATACCGGTTGTCATATTGGCGGCGATTGCGTATCAAACGGCAAGCAGCTCACTCGACAGACAGATGATGGGGAGCGCATTAGAAAATGTACAGCAGTTAAACGAAATTATCAATACCAGTATCGGAGAAAAAGAAGACAGCGCCGCTTACTTCAGCGAATGGCTGACAAAACAAAAATACGATGCAAAAAGCAATGCAAACATTAAAGAGAAATTCTCACAGTATATCAAAATCAATAAAGATATAGAATCTATTTATACGAGTGATAAAGACGGTCACTTTACCCGTTATCCGGATCTGCAGATGCCGAGCGATTATAATCCGGTTGAACGTGACTGGTACAAAAAAGCGGTTGCGAATAAAGGAAAAGTTGTTGTGACGGATCCTTATAAAACAGCCTCTACGAACACAATGGTTGTGACAATCGCCCAGCAGACAAAAGATGGTTCAGGCGTTATCGCAATCAACATGACGATTGAAAATCTGCTGAAAACAACCGAAAAAGTCAACATCGGCAAACATGGCTACGCATTTATTATGTCAAAGGACAAAACAGTTGTCGCCCATCCCAATAAAACCGCGGGAACTGAATTGAAAGGCGACTATCTTGAGAAGATGCTGAATGCCGATAAAGGCGATTTTCAATACACCATGGACGGCGATAAGAAAAAAATGGCCTTTGATACGAATAAGTTAACGGGATGGAAAATCGGGGGCACCATGTATTTGGATGAAATTCATGAGGCAGCCCAGCCGGTCCTTCACCTTGCTTTAATTGTCTTGGCTGCAGCTATTATCATAGGGATTATCGTCATGACATTTGTCATTCGGTCGATTACAACGCCGCTGAAACAGCTTGTGGGCTCCTCTAAGCGGATCAGCGAGGGAGATTTGACGGAAACCATTGATATCCGTTCAAAAGATGAATTGGGCGAACTCGGCAAAAGCTTTAATAATATGGCGTCGTCACTGCGTTCTCTCATACACGCCATCCAAGATTCAGTAGATAACGTTGCCGCTTCCTCTGAGGAGCTGACTGCATCAGCTGGACAAACGAGCAAAGCAACAGAGCATATTACATTGGCAATTGAACAATTTTCTAACGGCAATGAAAAACAAAACGAAAACATTGAAACGGCAGCAGAGCACATTTATCAAATGAATGACGGTTTGATAAATATGGCCCAAGCTTCTGAAGTCATCACAGATTCATCTGTTCAATCGACAGAAATCGCAAGCGAAGGCGGCAAGCTTGTTCATCAAACTGTCGGCCAAATGAACGTCATTGATAAGTCCGTTAAAGAAGCCGAACAAGTCGTACGCGGATTGGAAACGAAATCGAAAGATATCACCAATATTTTGCGTGTGATTAACGGCATCGCTGACCAGACGAACCTGCTGGCATTAAACGCAGCGATTGAAGCAGCGCGCGCAGGGGAATACGGCCGCGGCTTCTCCGTTGTAGCGGAAGAAGTGAGAAAACTGGCAGTTCAATCAGCAGATTCAGCAAAAGAGATTGAAGGATTAATCATCGAAATTGTGAAGGAAATCAATACATCTCTCGGCATGTTCCAGTCTGTCAATCAAGAGGTGCAGACAGGTCTGGATATTACAGATAAAACAGAAATGAGCTTTACTCGCATTTCTGAAATGACGAACCAAATCGCCGGCGAACTGCAAAACATGAGTGCGACGGTGCAGCAGCTTTCTGCCAGCTCCGAGGAAGTCTCGGGAGCGTCCGAGCACATTGCATCGATTTCAAAAGAAAGCTCAGCTCATATCCAAGATATCGCGGCGTCAGCCGAAGAGCAGCTTGCTTCGATGGAAGAAATCAGCTCGTCAGCAGAAACCCTTTCGTCTATGGCGGAAGAGCTTCGCGATATGACCAGTCGATTCAAAATTGAATAA
- a CDS encoding methyl-accepting chemotaxis protein, protein MGKFTQWIKQPSISKPLIAAFLAVLILPVGVLAYFSYQSAWNALDSELANSAIGNVEELNSTLQNKLNHKVTALDYYSETIDKNLLQDKNKASLNEKFKQYTTLNTDVGAIYAASENKKLYKYPEGGVPKGFDPTERDWYKQAVAKKGQAVFSEPYTDKATGDTVITISKQTKDGSGVIALDLNLDEVLSASQRIKIGKEGFAFITTGNKKYIAHPTIKPGTNGSGDWTNEVYSKEKGSFQYTFEGKEKKMAFTTNKLTGWKIAGTYFVSELQDASSPVLNTAVIILCVSIVIGGILILFIIRAITKPLRILVSTSAKISSGDLTESIDIHSKNEFGQLGKSFNEMSASLRSVIGVIQTSVENVASSSEELTASAAQTSKATEHITLAIEQFSDGNEAQSEKLETSSDHLSQMNHGISKVAQASSTITKSSIQSSEAAGSGEKLVEHTVGQMKTIDQSVQKAEAVVKGLETKSQDITSILNVINGIADQTNLLALNAAIEAARAGEYGRGFSVVAEEVRKLAVQSAGSAKEIEGLIQEIVREISTSLSMFQSVNHEVKEGLQITDQTAESFKQIYEMTTQISGELQNLNATVEQLSAGSQEVSSAVEDISGVAKESSAGIQDIAASAEEQLASMEEISSSAETLANMAEELQDITKKFKIE, encoded by the coding sequence ATGGGAAAATTTACACAGTGGATCAAACAGCCATCAATCAGCAAACCGCTTATCGCTGCGTTTCTGGCAGTGCTTATTTTGCCGGTTGGGGTATTAGCATATTTCAGTTATCAATCAGCATGGAACGCACTAGACAGTGAACTGGCGAATAGTGCAATAGGGAACGTTGAAGAACTCAACAGCACGCTGCAAAACAAATTGAATCATAAGGTAACAGCACTTGATTATTACAGTGAGACGATCGATAAAAATTTATTGCAAGACAAAAATAAAGCCTCACTGAATGAGAAATTTAAGCAGTATACAACATTGAATACCGATGTAGGTGCCATCTATGCGGCTTCAGAAAATAAAAAGCTTTACAAATATCCTGAAGGCGGCGTGCCAAAGGGCTTTGATCCGACAGAGCGTGACTGGTACAAACAAGCCGTTGCAAAAAAAGGACAGGCTGTTTTCTCTGAGCCGTATACTGACAAAGCGACAGGGGATACCGTTATTACCATCTCAAAGCAAACAAAAGATGGTTCAGGGGTCATAGCGCTTGATTTAAATCTGGATGAAGTGCTATCCGCTTCACAGAGAATCAAAATCGGTAAAGAAGGCTTCGCGTTTATCACAACAGGAAACAAAAAATATATCGCCCACCCAACGATTAAGCCTGGAACCAATGGATCCGGCGATTGGACAAACGAAGTGTATTCCAAAGAAAAAGGGTCATTTCAATATACTTTTGAAGGCAAAGAAAAGAAAATGGCGTTTACGACCAATAAGCTGACAGGCTGGAAAATTGCGGGCACCTATTTTGTCAGTGAATTGCAAGATGCTTCAAGTCCGGTACTGAACACAGCCGTTATTATTCTATGCGTATCAATTGTGATCGGCGGCATACTTATTCTCTTTATTATCCGTGCCATCACCAAGCCGTTAAGAATACTGGTCTCAACATCTGCGAAAATCAGCAGCGGAGATCTGACAGAATCCATTGACATTCACTCGAAAAACGAGTTTGGGCAGCTTGGCAAAAGCTTTAACGAAATGTCTGCCTCATTGCGTTCTGTCATTGGTGTCATTCAAACGTCTGTAGAAAACGTGGCATCATCTTCTGAAGAGCTGACGGCAAGCGCGGCCCAGACGAGCAAGGCAACTGAACATATTACACTCGCCATTGAACAGTTCTCAGATGGCAACGAGGCGCAAAGCGAGAAACTGGAGACAAGCTCAGACCATCTTTCCCAAATGAACCACGGGATTTCAAAAGTGGCTCAGGCCTCTTCAACCATTACGAAGTCATCGATACAGTCCTCTGAGGCGGCGGGCAGCGGAGAGAAACTGGTCGAGCATACAGTCGGACAAATGAAAACAATCGACCAATCCGTTCAAAAAGCGGAAGCGGTTGTGAAGGGTCTTGAAACAAAATCGCAAGACATCACAAGCATCTTGAATGTGATTAACGGCATTGCTGATCAAACCAATTTGCTGGCATTAAATGCTGCGATTGAAGCAGCAAGAGCAGGTGAATACGGAAGAGGCTTCTCAGTAGTTGCGGAAGAGGTCAGAAAACTTGCCGTACAATCAGCAGGCTCCGCCAAGGAAATTGAAGGGTTAATTCAAGAGATTGTCAGAGAAATCAGCACTTCGCTGTCGATGTTCCAATCTGTGAATCATGAAGTGAAGGAAGGCTTGCAGATTACTGATCAAACAGCGGAAAGCTTTAAACAAATTTACGAGATGACAACCCAAATTTCCGGCGAATTGCAAAACCTGAACGCGACGGTTGAACAGCTGTCAGCAGGATCACAGGAAGTGTCAAGTGCGGTTGAAGACATTTCCGGAGTGGCGAAAGAAAGCTCAGCAGGCATTCAAGACATCGCAGCTTCGGCGGAAGAACAGCTTGCGTCCATGGAAGAAATCAGCTCATCAGCTGAGACGTTGGCAAACATGGCGGAAGAACTTCAGGACATCACGAAGAAATTTAAAATTGAATGA
- a CDS encoding bifunctional aldolase/short-chain dehydrogenase, with translation MVKHVWDSEYAAQLPKGVEELVYRSNLIGSDRTVCNWGGGNTSMKTTEKDFRGRETEVMWVKGSGSDLATMKAHNFTGLKLDDIRPLIERDQMSDEEMVDYLSHCMIDSKHPRPSIETLLHAFLPYTHIDHTHPDAIISICCADNGKQIAEDIYGNRFVWVPYVRPGFTLSKMIAEGVASNPDAELVLMEKHGLVTWGETSEQCYEKTISIIQEAKQYINGRVNQHEIFGGKRYQPLPEDQRKQILAGIMPVIRGVVSEEKKMILSYDDHDDVLEFVNSVQAPSLSQIGAACPDHLVHTKRVPLYIEWNPETQDVHKLADLIKSGVERFSSDYQAYFTRHQQDGDQIFESAPRVILIPGIGMVSTGKSDAMSKVSGALYRRAIAVMKGSTALGHFVSLNENESYHVEYWPLELYKLTLAPPEAEFSRKVAFVTGGAGGIGSAACRRFAAEGGHVIAADLNIEGAQKIAGEINDAYGEGRAMAVKMDVTKEEEVKSAFEQAALAYGGIDIVVNNAGLATSSPFDETSLKEWNLNMNVLGTGYFLVAREAFKQMKQQNRDGSMVFVGSKNSVYAGKNAAAYSSVKALETHLARCIAAEGGEYGIRVNSVLPDAVLQGSAIWGSSWREERAAAYGIEPEQLEEHYRKRTALLVNIYPQDIAEAIAFFASSKAGKTTGCMITVDGGVPAAFTR, from the coding sequence ATGGTGAAACATGTATGGGATTCAGAGTATGCTGCACAGCTGCCGAAAGGTGTAGAAGAATTGGTGTACAGGTCCAATCTGATCGGATCCGATCGCACTGTCTGCAACTGGGGCGGCGGAAATACGTCTATGAAAACAACGGAAAAGGATTTCAGAGGCCGTGAAACAGAAGTGATGTGGGTGAAAGGAAGCGGCTCGGATTTGGCCACAATGAAAGCGCATAACTTTACCGGTTTGAAATTAGATGACATCCGCCCGCTGATTGAAAGGGATCAAATGTCAGATGAAGAAATGGTAGACTACTTGTCTCATTGTATGATAGACAGCAAACATCCCCGCCCTTCAATTGAAACGCTGTTACACGCTTTTCTGCCATACACTCATATTGACCATACCCATCCCGATGCGATTATCAGCATATGCTGCGCTGATAATGGAAAACAAATCGCTGAAGACATATACGGAAACCGGTTTGTATGGGTGCCATACGTACGCCCCGGATTTACTTTATCTAAAATGATCGCTGAAGGCGTAGCGAGCAATCCCGACGCTGAGCTTGTGTTAATGGAGAAACACGGCTTAGTCACTTGGGGAGAGACGTCTGAACAATGTTATGAAAAAACGATATCTATCATCCAAGAAGCCAAGCAGTACATTAATGGCCGTGTCAATCAACATGAGATATTCGGAGGCAAAAGATATCAGCCGCTGCCGGAAGATCAAAGAAAACAAATCTTGGCAGGCATCATGCCTGTAATCAGAGGCGTTGTAAGTGAAGAGAAGAAAATGATCCTTTCCTATGATGATCATGACGATGTCTTAGAATTTGTAAACAGTGTTCAAGCGCCATCGCTCTCGCAAATTGGTGCGGCATGCCCGGATCACCTTGTTCATACAAAGCGGGTTCCGCTGTACATTGAGTGGAATCCGGAAACTCAAGATGTGCATAAGCTGGCGGATCTGATCAAGTCAGGAGTCGAGCGTTTTTCATCAGATTATCAGGCTTACTTTACACGCCATCAGCAGGATGGAGATCAAATCTTCGAATCAGCCCCGCGGGTGATATTGATTCCTGGCATCGGAATGGTGAGTACGGGGAAAAGTGATGCCATGTCTAAAGTGAGCGGCGCTTTATACCGAAGGGCTATCGCTGTTATGAAAGGGTCAACAGCTCTGGGGCACTTTGTTTCTTTGAATGAAAATGAATCCTATCATGTCGAATATTGGCCGCTCGAATTATATAAGCTCACGCTGGCTCCGCCGGAAGCAGAATTTTCCCGTAAAGTAGCGTTCGTCACAGGAGGAGCCGGCGGAATCGGAAGTGCAGCATGCCGCCGCTTTGCAGCTGAAGGAGGGCACGTGATCGCAGCGGATCTTAATATAGAAGGCGCGCAGAAAATTGCCGGGGAAATAAACGATGCATACGGAGAAGGGCGGGCAATGGCTGTCAAAATGGACGTGACAAAGGAAGAGGAAGTAAAGTCAGCCTTTGAACAAGCGGCTCTTGCTTACGGCGGAATTGATATCGTCGTGAATAATGCCGGGCTGGCCACATCAAGCCCATTTGACGAAACAAGTTTAAAAGAATGGAATCTTAATATGAATGTATTAGGAACAGGCTACTTCCTTGTGGCACGTGAAGCGTTTAAACAAATGAAACAGCAAAACAGAGACGGAAGCATGGTGTTTGTCGGATCAAAAAATTCTGTTTATGCGGGCAAAAACGCCGCTGCCTATAGCTCGGTAAAAGCGCTTGAAACCCATTTGGCAAGGTGTATCGCAGCAGAAGGCGGAGAATATGGCATTCGGGTCAACTCCGTTTTGCCTGATGCGGTTCTTCAAGGATCGGCAATCTGGGGGTCAAGCTGGCGGGAGGAACGGGCCGCGGCGTATGGGATTGAACCAGAGCAGCTTGAGGAACATTATCGGAAACGCACAGCTCTGCTCGTCAATATTTACCCGCAGGACATTGCTGAAGCCATCGCATTCTTCGCTTCTTCTAAAGCCGGAAAAACCACGGGCTGCATGATCACGGTAGACGGCGGCGTCCCTGCTGCGTTCACGCGTTAG